Proteins encoded in a region of the Flavobacteriales bacterium genome:
- the fabG gene encoding 3-oxoacyl-[acyl-carrier-protein] reductase has translation MLKGKVAIITGATRGIGKGVALKFAENGADVAFTYVSSEEKAKLVEEELAALGVKAKGYKSNAADMQSATDLVDQVLKDFGTIDVVVNNAGITKDGLLMRMSEENFDAVIAINLKSIFNMTKAVLRTMLKNKAGSIINMTSVVGIQGNAGQANYAASKAGVIGFTKSTAQELGSRNIRCNAIAPGFIETEMTGALDPAVVEGWVKEIPLKRGGKPEDVANAALFLASDLSTYVTGQTLSVCGGMLR, from the coding sequence ATGTTAAAAGGTAAAGTTGCTATTATAACAGGAGCTACAAGAGGAATAGGAAAAGGTGTGGCATTAAAATTTGCTGAAAACGGAGCAGATGTTGCATTTACTTACGTGAGTAGCGAAGAAAAAGCAAAATTAGTTGAAGAAGAATTAGCTGCTTTAGGTGTAAAAGCTAAAGGGTATAAATCGAATGCTGCTGATATGCAGTCAGCTACAGATTTAGTTGATCAAGTATTAAAAGATTTTGGAACAATCGATGTGGTGGTTAATAATGCAGGAATCACTAAAGATGGATTATTAATGAGAATGTCTGAAGAAAATTTTGATGCTGTTATTGCGATTAACTTAAAATCTATTTTCAACATGACGAAAGCTGTTTTGAGAACGATGCTAAAAAATAAAGCAGGATCTATTATCAATATGACATCTGTTGTAGGTATTCAAGGAAATGCAGGACAAGCTAATTACGCAGCTTCTAAAGCTGGTGTAATTGGTTTTACGAAGTCTACTGCTCAAGAATTAGGTTCTAGAAATATTAGATGTAATGCCATAGCACCAGGTTTTATCGAAACTGAAATGACAGGAGCTTTAGATCCTGCTGTGGTAGAAGGTTGGGTAAAAGAAATCCCGTTGAAAAGAGGTGGTAAACCAGAAGATGTTGCTAACGCAGCTTTATTCTTAGCATCTGATTTAAGTACATACGTTACTGGACAAACATTAAGTGTTTGCGGTGGAATGTTGAGATAA
- the trxB gene encoding thioredoxin-disulfide reductase, translating into MIEKVKCLIIGSGPAGFTAAIYAARANMSPLLYQGLQPGGQLTTTTEVDNFPGYPEGINGTEMMMQLEAQAKRFDTDVRSGMITKVDFTGPVHKAWVDGEKEIHADTIIISTGASARYLGLESEQHYLKNGGGVSACAVCDGFFYRNQEVVIVGAGDSACEEAAYLANICTKVTMLIRKDHFRASKIMEERVRGIENIDIKFNAEIDEVLGDGNVVTGCRIINNQTKATEEIDVTGVFIAIGHTPNTAIFKPYIDMDETGYIINQPGTSKTNVEGVFVAGDAADHVYRQAITAAGTGCMAALDAERYLASKGLH; encoded by the coding sequence ATGATAGAAAAAGTAAAATGTTTAATCATTGGATCAGGTCCAGCTGGTTTTACAGCAGCAATTTACGCAGCAAGAGCAAATATGAGTCCTCTACTTTACCAAGGGCTTCAACCAGGAGGGCAGTTAACGACTACAACTGAAGTAGACAACTTCCCTGGATATCCAGAAGGAATCAACGGTACCGAAATGATGATGCAATTAGAAGCTCAAGCCAAAAGGTTTGATACTGATGTGCGTTCTGGTATGATTACTAAAGTGGATTTTACTGGGCCAGTTCACAAAGCATGGGTAGATGGTGAAAAAGAAATTCACGCTGATACAATTATCATTTCAACTGGAGCTTCAGCTCGTTATTTAGGGCTGGAGTCTGAGCAACACTACCTTAAAAATGGTGGAGGTGTTTCAGCATGTGCTGTATGTGATGGCTTCTTTTATAGAAATCAAGAAGTTGTTATTGTTGGTGCTGGAGATTCTGCTTGTGAAGAAGCTGCTTACTTAGCAAATATCTGTACTAAAGTAACAATGTTAATTCGTAAAGATCACTTTAGGGCTTCTAAAATAATGGAAGAAAGAGTTAGAGGAATTGAAAATATTGACATTAAATTCAACGCTGAAATAGACGAAGTTTTAGGAGATGGGAATGTTGTTACTGGATGTAGAATTATTAATAACCAAACAAAAGCAACAGAAGAAATCGATGTAACGGGAGTATTTATCGCTATTGGACATACTCCAAATACCGCTATCTTTAAGCCTTATATTGATATGGATGAAACGGGTTATATCATTAATCAACCTGGTACTTCTAAAACAAATGTAGAGGGAGTGTTTGTTGCAGGTGATGCTGCTGATCATGTATACAGACAAGCAATTACTGCTGCAGGTACTGGATGTATGGCAGCTCTAGATGCTGAACGTTATTTAGCTTCTAAAGGATTACATTAA
- a CDS encoding DUF4442 domain-containing protein, translated as MDEQYQFNQEHIDFIKKTFNNKSKFKLLLFKILPMGFLSGMKITELSEERCIVTVPYKRLNKNPFKSTFWAVLGMAAEMSSGALMTLYTHKQKPSISMLVANCEGEFIKKATDITTFTCNDGPLIKAKIIEAIKTKEGQIIPTTMVGKNKAGEVVANFKFTWTVKARSPKK; from the coding sequence ATGGACGAACAATACCAATTTAATCAAGAACATATTGATTTTATCAAAAAAACATTCAATAATAAATCCAAGTTTAAACTCCTTCTTTTCAAAATTCTTCCTATGGGATTTTTATCTGGAATGAAAATTACTGAATTGAGTGAAGAACGCTGTATCGTTACTGTACCTTATAAAAGGTTAAATAAAAACCCTTTCAAATCAACTTTTTGGGCTGTACTTGGAATGGCAGCAGAGATGAGTTCTGGAGCATTAATGACTCTGTATACACATAAACAGAAACCATCTATATCAATGCTTGTAGCTAATTGTGAAGGAGAGTTCATAAAAAAAGCTACAGATATTACCACTTTCACATGTAATGATGGGCCCTTAATCAAAGCTAAAATAATTGAAGCTATTAAAACTAAAGAAGGCCAAATTATCCCTACAACAATGGTTGGAAAAAACAAAGCTGGTGAAGTGGTTGCAAATTTTAAATTTACTTGGACTGTAAAAGCTAGAAGTCCCAAAAAGTAA
- a CDS encoding iron dicitrate transport regulator FecR, producing MNSSIVAQLKTCLTNNSQITFLVGAGISAESGIPTFRGADGYWTVGSVNYKAEEIGTYNMFSQSPQEVWKWYLYRKSITHKAQPNASHKALVNIEQLLGQQYALISQNVDSLHRRAGSSEEHTFLIHGDFDFVRCASECTSKLIPFPNEINLENRDKHTMSAHDWEALTCPNCGDKLRPHVLWFDEYYNEVYYKFDTALRTAEKSQLLFILGSSGATTLPQMIAERVLAKGGMVVEVNINESYFSQLLKSQKNGIVINSKSSPFLLELESELKALIHNY from the coding sequence ATGAATTCCTCCATCGTTGCTCAATTAAAAACTTGTCTAACAAATAATAGTCAAATTACTTTTTTGGTCGGCGCAGGGATTTCAGCAGAAAGCGGGATTCCAACTTTTAGAGGAGCAGATGGTTATTGGACTGTAGGATCTGTAAATTATAAGGCCGAAGAAATCGGAACTTACAATATGTTTTCTCAATCTCCACAAGAAGTATGGAAATGGTACTTATACCGTAAAAGTATTACACATAAAGCTCAACCTAACGCTAGTCATAAAGCCTTAGTAAACATTGAGCAACTTTTGGGACAACAATATGCTTTAATTTCTCAAAATGTTGACAGCCTTCACAGAAGAGCTGGTAGTTCAGAAGAACATACTTTTTTGATACATGGCGACTTTGATTTTGTAAGATGTGCTAGTGAATGCACATCAAAATTAATCCCCTTTCCTAATGAAATAAATTTAGAAAACAGGGATAAACATACAATGAGTGCTCATGATTGGGAAGCATTAACTTGTCCAAATTGTGGAGATAAATTACGACCTCATGTATTATGGTTTGATGAATATTACAATGAAGTCTACTATAAGTTTGATACCGCTTTAAGGACTGCAGAAAAATCTCAACTGCTGTTTATTTTAGGATCATCAGGAGCTACAACCTTACCTCAAATGATTGCTGAACGCGTACTTGCTAAAGGCGGTATGGTTGTAGAGGTAAATATCAATGAAAGTTATTTTAGTCAATTACTGAAAAGTCAAAAAAATGGAATTGTGATCAACAGCAAGAGTTCCCCTTTTTTACTTGAACTTGAAAGTGAGCTAAAAGCACTTATTCATAATTATTAA
- a CDS encoding glycosyltransferase family 2 protein, with the protein MKTKPHIVVIIPAFNEENSVGKVVRDIPKDWVKEIIVANNNSNDLTPINAKKAGAIVVDEPIQGYGNACLKGMAYLVENNIKPDIVVFLDADYSDYPEQLIDLVQPIINDGVDMVIGSRALGKKEKSSMTPQQIFGNWLATFLIKLIYGVEFTDLGPFRAIRYDRLLTIDMKDRTYGWTVEMQVKAAKLKMKCTELPVDYRVRIGKSKVSGTLKGTIMAGYKIITTIFKYSR; encoded by the coding sequence ATGAAGACTAAACCACATATAGTTGTAATTATTCCTGCATTTAATGAGGAAAATTCTGTTGGAAAAGTTGTTAGAGACATCCCAAAAGATTGGGTAAAAGAAATCATTGTAGCCAATAATAATTCAAATGATTTAACACCTATTAATGCTAAAAAAGCAGGTGCCATTGTTGTAGATGAACCCATTCAAGGATATGGGAATGCTTGTTTAAAAGGAATGGCTTATTTGGTAGAAAATAATATTAAACCTGACATTGTTGTGTTTTTAGATGCCGATTATTCCGATTATCCTGAACAGTTAATAGATTTGGTACAACCGATTATCAATGATGGGGTAGACATGGTGATTGGATCTCGAGCCTTGGGTAAAAAGGAAAAGAGTTCGATGACTCCACAACAAATTTTTGGAAATTGGTTAGCGACTTTTTTAATTAAGTTGATCTATGGTGTTGAATTTACTGATTTAGGCCCTTTTAGAGCAATCAGGTATGATCGCTTACTAACAATTGATATGAAAGACCGTACCTATGGTTGGACGGTTGAAATGCAGGTTAAAGCTGCAAAGTTAAAAATGAAATGTACAGAGTTGCCTGTTGACTATAGAGTGAGAATTGGAAAATCAAAAGTATCTGGAACCTTAAAAGGAACAATTATGGCTGGTTATAAAATTATTACTACGATTTTTAAATATTCACGTTAA
- a CDS encoding glycosyltransferase family 2 protein, producing MKVIMIFVLAIYFIASLFLFVYSLTQLTLVWKYLTKRKRFKVEKGIKKTFKPHVTIQLPVFNEIYVVERLIDTVCAVEYPLNKLEIQVLDDSTDETKAVIARKVTEWQARGYDISHIHRTNRKGFKAGALEEALEFAKGEFIAIFDADFLPTPDFLEKTIPHFKQANVGLVQTRWGHINRNYSLLTKLQAFALDAHFTVEQVGRNASDGFINFNGTAGVWRKECIVNSGNWSPDTLTEDLDLSYRAQLKNWEFVYLEDVESPAELPPVMSALKSQQYRWTKGGAETARKHIPNVIKSDKSLGIKWHGVMHLMNSAVFVCILLCAILSVPLLAIKDSLPQFQNVFVIASVFLISFIVLASFYLTSVLKIKGKSLATVFEFIFLFPFFLAMSMGLSLHNAIAVIEGYLGRKTPFVRTPKFNINVNDNSFKKNIYIPSNIGWLSFLEGILAIYFAFGIFKGIQMGDFGLIPFHFMLFLGYSLIFIYSVFQFKPQNA from the coding sequence ATGAAAGTCATTATGATTTTTGTCTTAGCTATTTATTTTATAGCATCATTATTTTTGTTCGTTTATTCTTTAACCCAGTTGACACTGGTATGGAAATATCTTACAAAAAGAAAAAGGTTTAAGGTTGAAAAAGGCATTAAAAAAACATTTAAGCCACATGTCACCATTCAACTTCCAGTATTTAACGAAATCTATGTTGTAGAACGTTTAATTGATACAGTTTGCGCTGTTGAGTACCCTTTAAATAAATTGGAAATACAGGTATTGGATGATTCGACAGATGAGACAAAAGCTGTAATTGCAAGAAAAGTAACTGAATGGCAAGCTAGAGGGTATGATATTTCTCACATTCATAGAACGAATAGAAAAGGGTTTAAAGCGGGAGCTTTAGAAGAAGCTTTGGAGTTTGCAAAAGGAGAGTTTATAGCAATATTTGATGCTGATTTTCTGCCAACTCCTGATTTTTTAGAAAAAACAATTCCACATTTTAAACAAGCTAATGTAGGATTAGTACAAACAAGATGGGGGCATATCAATAGGAATTATAGTTTGTTGACAAAATTACAAGCATTTGCTTTGGATGCTCATTTTACAGTTGAACAAGTGGGAAGAAATGCTTCGGATGGTTTTATTAACTTTAATGGTACAGCTGGTGTATGGCGAAAGGAATGTATTGTCAATAGTGGAAATTGGTCACCTGATACATTAACTGAAGATTTAGACTTAAGTTACAGAGCTCAACTGAAAAATTGGGAGTTTGTTTATTTAGAAGATGTTGAATCTCCTGCTGAATTACCACCGGTTATGAGTGCATTGAAATCACAACAATACAGATGGACAAAAGGAGGAGCTGAAACCGCTAGAAAACATATTCCAAATGTTATTAAAAGTGATAAATCATTGGGAATTAAGTGGCATGGAGTAATGCATTTAATGAATAGTGCAGTATTTGTTTGTATATTATTGTGTGCAATACTTAGTGTTCCTTTATTAGCAATAAAAGACAGTTTACCTCAATTTCAAAATGTGTTTGTTATTGCTTCAGTGTTTTTAATTAGTTTTATTGTCTTAGCATCATTTTACCTGACCTCAGTATTAAAAATTAAAGGAAAATCACTGGCGACTGTATTTGAATTTATCTTTCTATTTCCGTTCTTTTTGGCAATGTCAATGGGCTTATCGTTGCATAATGCAATAGCTGTAATAGAAGGCTACTTGGGACGTAAAACTCCTTTTGTAAGGACGCCAAAGTTTAATATCAATGTTAACGATAATAGTTTTAAGAAGAACATATACATTCCAAGTAATATTGGCTGGTTATCTTTTTTAGAAGGAATCTTGGCAATTTATTTTGCTTTTGGAATATTTAAAGGTATCCAAATGGGAGATTTTGGTCTAATACCATTTCATTTTATGCTATTTTTGGGGTATAGTCTAATTTTTATTTATTCGGTTTTTCAGTTTAAACCTCAAAATGCATAA
- a CDS encoding 4Fe-4S binding protein: MKYIQKTGLYLFLIGIILFTVNSFLGTYSFDANKLKAHFDATEKIDRGDTIAQVFLKAVDEYSSQNSMATTDLISFNAALPKIITLHNAKISEQMIASDGITENEVEQVISAVQSSGNIVYSAEVLNSVFGAQTNKIKLLTDNTSWMFTESRTYTEVQHFKNDLSNKVTELNSKVGQEYFVKNEPNTLLTLNKVLIESGAKSNTGWWFFLTFGLVIIGSIAYNLPNIKLLGVAGIKHNGIYHSHITNRGWVAWLVLVYLVGFYLLLYFWPQYLANSIILVDPISFSLSGNPAGHWFLYGFIYCVAMTLMAIRMFIKYRHNNYQLVRTAVVLFFQIIFAFLIPEILVRLDQPYFDFKNAWPLDYDFFFDWNIRSLIAHNSLGLFMFVWGVLLSLIIIPTLVYFYGKRWYCSWVCGCGGLAETLGDPYRQHSDKSLKAWKFERYIVHSVLVFAVVMTLVTLYGFFTGSTSFLGIDMYGIQKTYKFLIGSIFSGVIGTGFYPIFGSRTWCRFGCPLAAYMGIVQRIKSARFRITTNGGQCISCGNCSTYCEQGIDVRAYAQKGEDIIRASCVGCGVCSAVCPRGVLKLENSAAPKKVDDNPIIFENNIGKLNL, encoded by the coding sequence ATGAAATATATACAAAAAACAGGTTTATACTTATTCCTTATTGGAATAATACTTTTCACAGTGAATAGCTTCTTAGGAACTTATTCTTTTGATGCTAATAAACTTAAAGCACATTTTGATGCTACAGAGAAAATTGATCGTGGAGATACTATCGCTCAAGTTTTTTTGAAAGCTGTAGATGAATATTCGAGTCAGAATTCGATGGCAACAACAGATCTAATTAGTTTTAATGCTGCATTGCCCAAAATTATAACATTGCACAATGCCAAAATTTCTGAACAAATGATTGCTTCAGATGGGATTACTGAAAATGAAGTAGAACAAGTGATCTCTGCTGTTCAGTCATCAGGAAACATTGTTTATAGTGCTGAAGTGTTGAATAGTGTATTTGGAGCTCAAACTAATAAAATCAAGTTGCTAACAGACAATACGAGTTGGATGTTTACGGAGTCGAGAACTTATACTGAGGTTCAGCATTTTAAAAATGATTTAAGCAATAAGGTTACTGAACTTAATAGTAAGGTAGGGCAAGAGTATTTCGTGAAAAATGAACCCAATACCTTATTAACTTTAAATAAAGTTTTGATAGAAAGTGGGGCTAAATCCAATACTGGTTGGTGGTTTTTTCTAACTTTTGGATTGGTTATTATCGGTTCCATAGCTTATAACTTACCCAATATAAAATTGTTAGGAGTTGCAGGAATAAAACACAATGGGATATACCATAGTCATATTACTAACAGAGGTTGGGTAGCTTGGTTAGTACTCGTTTATTTGGTTGGGTTTTATTTATTGTTGTATTTCTGGCCACAATACCTTGCGAATAGTATCATTTTAGTCGACCCAATTAGCTTTTCGTTAAGTGGTAACCCAGCTGGACATTGGTTTTTATATGGTTTTATTTATTGTGTAGCCATGACTTTAATGGCCATAAGAATGTTTATTAAATATAGACACAATAATTATCAGCTGGTTAGAACTGCGGTGGTACTTTTTTTCCAAATTATTTTCGCTTTTTTAATCCCAGAGATACTAGTGCGTTTAGATCAACCTTATTTTGATTTTAAAAATGCTTGGCCTTTAGATTATGACTTCTTTTTTGATTGGAATATCAGAAGTTTAATAGCGCATAATAGTTTAGGTTTGTTTATGTTTGTTTGGGGCGTATTACTTTCTCTAATCATTATTCCAACATTGGTTTATTTTTATGGAAAACGTTGGTATTGTAGTTGGGTCTGTGGCTGTGGTGGTTTAGCCGAAACATTGGGAGATCCTTACCGTCAACATTCAGATAAATCATTAAAAGCATGGAAGTTTGAAAGGTATATAGTACATAGCGTTTTAGTTTTTGCCGTTGTAATGACCTTGGTTACTTTGTATGGTTTTTTTACAGGAAGTACTAGTTTTTTAGGAATTGATATGTATGGGATTCAAAAAACATATAAATTCTTAATTGGTTCAATTTTCTCAGGTGTTATAGGAACTGGATTTTATCCAATTTTTGGAAGCCGAACTTGGTGTAGATTTGGATGTCCTTTAGCTGCATATATGGGAATTGTGCAACGTATCAAATCTGCTCGATTTAGAATTACAACTAATGGAGGACAGTGTATTTCATGTGGTAATTGTTCTACTTATTGTGAACAAGGAATAGATGTAAGAGCTTATGCTCAGAAAGGAGAAGACATAATTCGTGCATCTTGTGTAGGTTGTGGAGTTTGTTCAGCAGTTTGCCCAAGAGGTGTTCTAAAATTAGAAAATTCGGCAGCTCCTAAAAAAGTAGACGATAACCCAATTATCTTTGAAAATAATATAGGAAAGTTAAACCTTTAA
- a CDS encoding NAD(P)/FAD-dependent oxidoreductase: MKEKIVIIGNGISGVTCARYIRKYSDHEIVIISSESQYFFSRTALMYVYMGHMKFEHTQPYENWFWEKNNIDLKQALVTAVNTQEKILILDNGAQVKYSKLVIATGSKPNKFGWPGQDLNGVQGLYSKQDLESLEENTKNGINRAVIVGGGLIGIEMAEMLLSRNFPVTFLVRESAFWGNVLPTEESEMIKRHMKEHHIDLRLNTELKEVLSDANGNARAIITNKGEEIPCQIVGLTAGVSPNIAFIKKSEIETNRGVLVNEFLETNIPDVYAIGDCAEFREHPSGDRRAIEQVWYTGKIMGKTLAQTICNSRLQYNPGHWFNSAKFMDIEYQTYGWVFPKPKENEQHFYWEHGEGKKSVRLNYDHQTRRFIGINTFGIRMRHQAFDKWLNEQRSVEYVLEHLADANFDPEFFKLHEKEIVDQFNRENGTNLVVKKKNWRNLFTVKG; the protein is encoded by the coding sequence GTGAAAGAAAAAATAGTCATCATAGGTAATGGGATTTCAGGTGTAACTTGTGCACGTTATATTCGAAAATATTCTGATCATGAAATAGTCATAATTTCATCTGAAAGTCAATACTTTTTTTCTAGAACTGCATTGATGTATGTCTACATGGGACACATGAAGTTTGAACATACTCAACCCTATGAAAATTGGTTTTGGGAGAAAAATAACATCGACTTAAAACAAGCTTTAGTTACAGCTGTAAATACACAGGAAAAGATCTTAATTTTAGACAATGGGGCGCAAGTAAAGTATTCAAAATTAGTAATTGCGACAGGGTCTAAGCCCAATAAATTTGGTTGGCCTGGGCAAGATTTAAATGGTGTACAAGGCTTGTATAGTAAACAAGATTTAGAATCTTTAGAAGAAAATACGAAGAATGGGATCAATAGAGCGGTAATTGTTGGGGGAGGCCTAATAGGAATTGAAATGGCAGAAATGTTATTATCCCGTAATTTTCCTGTAACTTTTTTGGTGAGAGAGTCTGCTTTTTGGGGGAACGTTTTACCAACAGAAGAAAGTGAGATGATTAAACGTCATATGAAAGAACATCATATTGATTTACGTTTAAATACAGAGTTAAAAGAAGTGTTATCTGATGCTAATGGAAATGCAAGGGCCATCATTACGAATAAAGGAGAAGAAATCCCATGTCAAATAGTAGGGTTAACTGCTGGTGTAAGTCCAAATATTGCGTTTATAAAAAAATCTGAAATAGAGACCAATAGAGGCGTATTGGTAAATGAGTTTTTAGAAACCAATATTCCTGATGTATATGCTATTGGTGATTGTGCTGAGTTTAGAGAACACCCATCAGGAGATAGAAGAGCTATTGAGCAAGTTTGGTACACTGGTAAAATTATGGGAAAAACATTGGCGCAAACCATCTGTAATTCACGATTACAATATAACCCTGGTCATTGGTTTAACTCTGCCAAGTTTATGGATATTGAATATCAAACTTATGGTTGGGTATTTCCTAAACCCAAAGAGAATGAGCAACATTTTTATTGGGAGCACGGAGAAGGTAAAAAGTCTGTTCGATTAAATTATGATCATCAAACAAGAAGATTTATAGGGATTAATACTTTTGGAATTCGTATGCGTCACCAAGCTTTTGATAAATGGTTAAATGAACAGCGAAGTGTCGAGTATGTATTAGAGCATCTTGCTGATGCTAATTTTGATCCTGAGTTTTTTAAACTGCATGAAAAAGAAATTGTTGATCAGTTTAATAGAGAGAACGGAACTAACCTTGTTGTTAAAAAGAAAAATTGGAGAAATTTATTTACTGTAAAGGGATAA
- a CDS encoding T9SS type A sorting domain-containing protein, giving the protein MRYIYSTILAAFLTANVYAQAVNAYGKVTNLSGNTINVANINETNDTFEDGEFVIVMQMQDDVIGANTSNNSSFGNLSSIESAGLYDIVDIVSHTESGGVPNTITFSRPLKFTPNISSNTSVQIISFPTLGSPDYTTTANMTALDWNGNVGGVLAFNVDGIFTLAHDISADGDGFRGGSTDKNQTNGNCEDNVFISSWTSRAYKGEGIYKNTSSSFEAARGKILNGGGGGSSHNGGGGGGGNFTAGGDGGVGWGCRNTSGRSSGGLGGIALSAHISSARVFLGGGAGAGERNNGWNTSGGDGGGIILIKADEVRTSGFCGGISISANGEDALNIGNDGAGGAGAGGSIVIEVNTWNISGTCPINIEANGGDGGNVNSGTHGGGGGGGQGVVIYSIAVPTTNTTTTTNNGTGGCSNNSNPCNSVAGTGSGTNGSGISGGSTGGPLPILLQSFDAELIKESLVELKWVTSTELNNSHFIVERSQDGYDWEEVAKVLAEGNSVTNIDYVAYDNNPLYGVSYYRLKQVDFDGTLTIFKIKTIINEQELEASIYPNPTKDILNVVIEDETSFSVKLYNSVGQLMELPMTYSGNKMTLNTTAMDKGFYLVVIENGNTSLTRTVIIE; this is encoded by the coding sequence ATGAGATATATCTATTCTACCATTTTAGCTGCTTTTCTTACAGCTAATGTATATGCTCAAGCGGTAAACGCCTACGGAAAAGTAACCAACTTATCTGGTAATACTATTAATGTCGCTAACATCAACGAAACGAATGATACCTTTGAGGATGGAGAGTTTGTAATTGTAATGCAAATGCAAGATGATGTGATTGGAGCGAATACCTCCAATAATTCAAGTTTTGGAAATCTATCTTCTATTGAGTCTGCTGGATTATATGATATTGTAGATATCGTTTCACATACTGAAAGTGGTGGAGTTCCGAATACGATAACTTTTTCTAGACCTTTAAAATTTACTCCTAACATTAGTTCTAATACATCTGTTCAAATTATCTCTTTCCCTACATTGGGAAGCCCAGATTATACTACAACGGCTAATATGACAGCTCTTGATTGGAATGGAAATGTTGGTGGAGTATTAGCGTTTAATGTTGATGGAATTTTTACATTGGCTCATGATATTTCTGCTGATGGAGATGGGTTTCGCGGAGGTTCTACGGATAAAAACCAAACGAATGGAAATTGTGAAGATAATGTGTTTATCTCTTCATGGACATCAAGAGCATATAAAGGAGAAGGAATTTACAAAAATACAAGTTCATCATTCGAAGCAGCAAGAGGAAAAATCTTGAACGGTGGTGGTGGAGGATCATCGCACAACGGCGGCGGTGGCGGTGGAGGTAACTTCACTGCTGGTGGTGACGGTGGAGTTGGTTGGGGATGTAGAAATACGTCTGGTCGATCATCAGGTGGATTGGGCGGTATAGCTTTAAGTGCGCACATTTCTTCTGCTAGAGTATTTTTAGGAGGTGGAGCTGGTGCTGGAGAAAGAAATAACGGATGGAATACTTCTGGAGGAGATGGTGGTGGAATCATCTTAATCAAAGCTGATGAAGTTAGAACGTCTGGATTTTGTGGTGGAATATCGATAAGTGCCAATGGAGAAGATGCTTTGAATATTGGTAATGATGGAGCAGGAGGAGCAGGAGCTGGAGGTAGTATTGTGATAGAAGTGAATACTTGGAATATATCAGGAACTTGCCCTATTAATATTGAAGCTAATGGTGGAGATGGTGGTAATGTAAACTCTGGAACGCACGGTGGAGGCGGTGGAGGTGGACAAGGTGTCGTAATCTATTCTATTGCTGTTCCAACAACCAATACTACAACAACTACCAACAATGGTACAGGGGGATGTTCTAATAACAGTAATCCTTGTAATTCTGTTGCTGGTACAGGTAGTGGTACCAATGGTTCTGGAATCTCAGGAGGTAGTACTGGTGGACCTTTGCCAATATTATTACAATCTTTTGATGCCGAGTTGATAAAAGAAAGTTTAGTTGAGTTAAAATGGGTAACTTCTACCGAATTGAATAATTCTCATTTTATTGTAGAACGTTCACAAGACGGATATGATTGGGAAGAAGTAGCCAAAGTATTAGCTGAGGGGAATTCTGTAACTAATATTGATTATGTTGCTTATGACAATAATCCTTTATATGGGGTTTCTTATTACCGTTTAAAGCAGGTAGATTTTGATGGTACACTAACCATTTTTAAAATTAAAACAATTATTAATGAGCAAGAGCTGGAGGCGTCTATTTACCCTAACCCAACAAAAGATATTTTGAATGTGGTCATTGAAGATGAGACTTCTTTTAGTGTTAAGTTATATAACTCTGTAGGACAATTGATGGAGTTACCTATGACTTATTCTGGTAATAAAATGACATTAAATACTACAGCTATGGATAAAGGCTTTTATTTAGTGGTTATAGAAAACGGAAATACAAGTTTAACAAGAACAGTTATTATTGAATAA